A window of the Miscanthus floridulus cultivar M001 chromosome 14, ASM1932011v1, whole genome shotgun sequence genome harbors these coding sequences:
- the LOC136504318 gene encoding uncharacterized protein, whose product MDTNSVAVRAACVDMLKGGQRQMRHRLKKYFDGVLANLVRTTSPVTCMTDDQWRALVEMWSNPKHKDTYVKNQVNHAKVHFHQRIGSRCYIAHAYVTVAMEAIEAKPMQEGQKSMSSIEIVSKVLPKSSTFLQNVGLPICKPSSRSAVSSQVWELQAQLEAKEQESAQLKQESAQLKQGVASQAHEIDSLKKEQQEAHALLRQLILHFNQGQVTPPYNL is encoded by the exons ATGGACACTAATAGTGTGGCTGTACGAGCtgcttgtgttgacatgctaaaGGGTGGACAACGTCAGATGAGGCACAGGCTAAAAAAGTACTTTGATGGAGTTCTAGCAAATCTAGTGAGGACAACGTCACCTGTGACGTGTATGACTGATGATCAATGGAGAGCATTAGTGGAGATGTGGTCCAACCCAAAACACAAG GACACTTATGTCAAAAACCAAGTTAATCATGCGAAAGTCCATTTCCATCAGCGTATAGGTTCTCGATGTTACATTGCACATGCCTATGTCACG GTTGCTATGGAAGCAATTGAGGCTAAACCAATGCAAGAAGGCCAGAAGTCGATGTCTTCTATTGAAATTGTTTCCAAGGTGCTGCCGAAGTCAAGCACATTTCTTCAAAATGTGGGGCTGCCAATCTGCAAGCCAAGTAGTAGAAGTGCAGTTAGTTCACAGGTGTGGGAGCTACAGGCTCAACTTGAGGCTAAGGAGCAAGAATCTGCGCAACTTAAGCAAGAATCTGCGCAACTTAAGCAAGGGGTGGCTAGCCAAGCACATGAAATTGACAGCTTGAAGAAGGAACAGCAAGAAGCTCATGCCCTCCTTCGACAGCTGATTCTTCACTTCAATCAGGGTCAAGTCACTCCTCCCTATAATTTGTGA